A window of Pirellulales bacterium contains these coding sequences:
- a CDS encoding MmgE/PrpD family protein: PTVLRAEALEYPVAAGAPGATLLGSRARVMPEKAVLAGSSAAREWDSNGTNFGYNPKRGYTRGEFGHNDFYPVAVAAAQLARLNGRQTLKAMIAIDEIRGRLAEVFALKNYKIDHVVHGAIASAAVYGAALGATVDQIESAIGQVVAHYIPFRAIRAGKQLSDSKGASAAVSTEVAILAMRRAMRGFVGPADIFRNPEAIFCLFEKPAEKNTSPFDLTLGLAGDDFAVMGMHFKLGLYEHQSAGAIQGVMDLLAKHPKILDNKDQLRAVRITIYEPAFGIIGDPAKRDPRTRQSADHSMVYIIATLLRKAYQKRTSGWRELMLVPADYDDAALFDPLTREIMQKIDFRHGGKEYDDRYPDGIPTTLDIDHAEIGQVTSGLVMYPTGHARNNSGQLDALLEHKFRLLAGLGVDDVDALYRRFTGLIDKSPAEIDSLYDFPIRGC; encoded by the coding sequence CCCCCACTGTGTTGCGCGCCGAAGCGCTGGAATATCCGGTCGCCGCCGGCGCGCCCGGCGCCACGCTGCTCGGTTCTCGGGCGCGCGTCATGCCAGAAAAAGCGGTCCTTGCCGGAAGCTCGGCCGCCCGCGAATGGGATTCCAACGGCACCAACTTTGGCTACAACCCGAAGCGCGGCTACACCCGCGGCGAATTTGGCCACAACGATTTTTATCCCGTCGCCGTCGCGGCGGCGCAGCTTGCCCGGCTCAACGGCCGGCAAACCCTCAAGGCGATGATCGCCATCGATGAGATTCGCGGCCGCCTGGCCGAAGTCTTCGCCCTCAAGAACTACAAAATCGACCATGTGGTCCACGGCGCCATCGCCTCCGCCGCCGTTTATGGCGCCGCGCTCGGCGCCACCGTCGATCAGATCGAGTCCGCCATCGGCCAGGTCGTGGCGCACTACATACCGTTCCGCGCGATCCGTGCCGGCAAACAACTCTCCGACTCTAAAGGCGCCTCGGCCGCCGTCAGCACTGAGGTCGCCATCCTCGCCATGCGCCGCGCCATGCGCGGCTTTGTCGGTCCGGCCGATATCTTCCGCAACCCCGAGGCCATCTTCTGCCTCTTTGAAAAACCGGCGGAAAAAAACACCAGTCCTTTCGACCTCACGCTCGGCCTCGCCGGCGACGATTTCGCCGTGATGGGCATGCACTTCAAGCTTGGCCTCTACGAGCATCAATCCGCCGGCGCCATTCAAGGCGTGATGGACCTCTTGGCCAAACACCCCAAAATCCTGGACAACAAAGATCAACTGCGCGCCGTCCGCATCACCATCTACGAGCCCGCTTTTGGCATCATTGGCGATCCCGCCAAGCGCGACCCGCGCACCCGCCAAAGCGCCGATCACTCGATGGTCTACATCATCGCCACTTTGCTGCGCAAGGCATATCAAAAGCGCACTAGCGGCTGGCGCGAACTGATGCTCGTCCCCGCCGATTACGACGATGCCGCGCTCTTCGATCCGCTGACGCGCGAGATCATGCAAAAGATCGACTTCCGCCACGGCGGCAAGGAGTACGACGACCGTTACCCCGATGGCATCCCCACCACGCTCGACATCGATCACGCCGAAATCGGTCAGGTCACCAGCGGTCTGGTCATGTATCCCACAGGGCACGCCCGCAACAACAGTGGCCAACTCGACGCGCTCTTGGAACACAAATTCCGCCTGCTCGCCGGCCTGGGGGTCGACGACGTCGATGCCCTCTACCGCCGCTTCACCGGCTTGATCGACAAATCGCCCGCCGAAATCGACAGCCTCTACGACTTCCCAATCCGCGGCTGCTGA
- the truB gene encoding tRNA pseudouridine(55) synthase TruB encodes MPRFGLLNINKPPGLTSRDVVNRVERLIRPDKAGHAGTLDPLATGVLIVCVGQATRLIEYVQRMPKRYRATFLLGRSSPSDDVETQVSPLDDAPRPSREQIAAALPRFVGPIMQRPPAYSAVHVAGQRAYALARQGKSVDLPPREVAIHELRIERYECPELVLEIECGSGTYVRSLGRDLAESLGTAAVMSALVRTAIGDFHVDAASELDSLTADNLPAVLAPARQAVAMLSTIKLAADEVGRIVRGQTIRRPVASADSQWAALAPGGELLAILRRREDGSLGPARVFPSALELTPQPPPHAI; translated from the coding sequence ATGCCCCGGTTTGGCCTGCTCAACATCAACAAACCGCCGGGGCTCACCTCGCGCGACGTGGTGAACCGCGTTGAGCGACTGATCCGGCCAGACAAGGCCGGACACGCCGGCACGCTCGACCCGCTCGCCACCGGCGTCTTGATCGTCTGCGTCGGTCAGGCCACTCGGCTCATCGAATACGTGCAGCGCATGCCCAAGCGGTATCGCGCCACCTTCCTTTTGGGCCGATCCAGTCCCAGCGACGACGTGGAAACCCAAGTCTCCCCGCTCGACGATGCGCCTCGCCCCTCGCGCGAGCAGATCGCAGCCGCTCTGCCGCGCTTCGTTGGCCCAATCATGCAGCGTCCCCCCGCCTACTCCGCCGTGCATGTCGCTGGCCAGCGCGCCTACGCGCTCGCTCGCCAGGGGAAAAGCGTCGATCTGCCGCCACGCGAGGTCGCGATTCACGAATTGCGCATCGAGCGCTACGAGTGTCCAGAACTGGTGCTCGAAATCGAATGCGGTTCAGGGACCTATGTTCGCTCGCTCGGCCGCGATCTGGCCGAATCGCTTGGCACGGCGGCTGTCATGTCCGCGCTGGTGCGCACTGCGATCGGCGATTTTCATGTCGATGCCGCCAGCGAACTCGATTCGTTGACCGCCGACAACCTGCCTGCCGTGCTCGCGCCGGCTCGGCAAGCGGTCGCGATGCTATCCACCATCAAACTTGCCGCCGACGAAGTCGGGCGTATCGTGCGCGGCCAGACGATCCGCCGACCGGTCGCTTCGGCCGACAGCCAGTGGGCCGCGCTCGCGCCCGGCGGCGAACTGTTGGCCATCCTGCGCCGCCGCGAAGATGGCTCGCTCGGACCCGCGCGCGTGTTTCCCTCTGCGCTCGAGTTGACTCCGCAGCCTCCGCCTCACGCGATATAA
- a CDS encoding SOS response-associated peptidase: protein MCGRYTLRTPLRRVSELLNLPLPFDLSPRYNIAPTQMAPLARVAEDGQREAVLASWGLIPSWARDPGIASTLINCRSETAASKPAFRAAMRQRRCLIPADGFYEWQRVGRRKQPYLIEIGAAEPFAYAGLCERWQSPTGPFDTFTILTTSANQRLAPLHERMPVILDPIHFDEWLDHRRAPDRVQYLLAPYPDEAFRLTPVGTAVNSARHDAPDCVAPLAQEELPEPPLQQKSLLD from the coding sequence ATGTGTGGGCGATATACGCTGCGTACGCCGCTGCGCCGCGTTTCCGAACTGCTGAACCTGCCGCTGCCGTTCGATCTTTCGCCACGCTACAACATCGCCCCCACGCAAATGGCTCCCCTCGCGCGCGTCGCCGAAGATGGCCAGCGCGAAGCAGTCCTCGCCTCGTGGGGGCTCATTCCCTCCTGGGCCCGAGATCCCGGCATCGCCAGCACGCTCATCAATTGCCGCAGCGAGACCGCGGCTTCCAAGCCCGCCTTTCGCGCGGCCATGCGCCAGCGCCGCTGCCTGATTCCTGCCGACGGCTTTTACGAGTGGCAACGAGTCGGTCGCCGCAAGCAACCGTATCTCATCGAGATCGGCGCCGCCGAGCCGTTTGCCTATGCCGGCCTCTGTGAGCGCTGGCAATCCCCCACCGGTCCCTTCGACACCTTCACCATTCTCACCACCAGCGCCAATCAGCGCTTGGCGCCGCTGCACGAGCGTATGCCGGTGATCCTCGACCCGATCCACTTCGACGAGTGGCTCGACCACCGCCGCGCTCCCGACCGCGTGCAGTACTTGCTCGCGCCCTATCCCGACGAGGCGTTTCGCCTCACTCCGGTCGGCACGGCGGTCAACAGCGCCCGGCACGACGCCCCCGATTGCGTTGCTCCGCTGGCTCAGGAAGAATTGCCCGAGCCGCCGCTCCAGCAAAAGAGTCTCCTGGATTGA